The genomic segment TTTATGGAGTTTTTTATGACTATTCAAGAAGAGTATTTTAAGAATTTATCTAATATATTAAAAATAAATTTCAATAAAAAGGGTTTTGCTTTTGATAGTTTTTCAAATAAGGAAGAGGCTAAAAAGTTTTTGTTATCTCAAATAAAAAAAGATGATGTTATAACATTCGGYGGAAGTACTAGTRTTAATCAGATGGGCATATTAGAAGATTTAAAAGATTATAAAAACTTTGTAGACAGAAACAATAAAGAATTAAAAACAGAGGCAGAGATTAAGGCATTTACTGCTGATGTATATTTATGTTCTGCTAATGCTTTGAGTAAGAATGGAGATGTTATCGCTATAGACGGAGGCGGAAATAGGGTTTCTGCTATGATTTACGGACCAAAAAAAGTATATTTAGTTGTTGGAAGAAATAAGATTGCTAATACTCAACAAGATGCATTAAAGAGAGCTAAAGATTTTGCTGCTTCACAAAACTCTATAAGATTTAAAGTAAATAATCCTTGCAGTGT from the Brachyspira sp. SAP_772 genome contains:
- a CDS encoding lactate utilization protein; the encoded protein is FMEFFMTIQEEYFKNLSNILKINFNKKGFAFDSFSNKEEAKKFLLSQIKKDDVITFGGSTSXNQMGILEDLKDYKNFVDRNNKELKTEAEIKAFTADVYLCSANALSKNGDVIAIDGGGNRVSAMIYGPKKVYLVVGRNKIANTQQDALKRAKDFAASQNSIRFKVNNPCSVGDMVCNENCNIXERLCAYTVIINKCHIKNRIHILFIDEELGF